In the genome of Rhodamnia argentea isolate NSW1041297 chromosome 3, ASM2092103v1, whole genome shotgun sequence, one region contains:
- the LOC125314113 gene encoding uncharacterized protein LOC125314113 gives MVGILQALRAIGDLMGQQVRNRNAAAATVAGAPPVNQPVGVVNDGYLAERLVEQFLKLKPPKFSRSGDPEAAISWIEELEKAFDLLRCTNEDKVILAVYRLQGTASTWWRASKDRVFPEGTVPTWDAFVEAFNGKYFSDNVRDQKMAEFFRLRRNRMTIDRYEARFEKLSKYAPRLVEDPMDRARRFRDKLKPEIEVCLIPFNPKDYNDLYERAQMVEQDLIERAAASRSRFAPSNRRDIRQGKRPMQGNRFNVPPNRRGVISKPMPRRDDVCRLCNQRYGSAPCGMRGVCFGCGRRGHLVSTPLKDIVIAAVSRPGCRLVVDGHESEIDLVVLEMYDFDLIVGMDWLTKQRATMDCYHKAIQFRPLDGAGFEFVGNQGGTSIVVISSLEATRLLESGCQGYLAAIVDTSIGETKLEDIAVVCEFPDVFPEELPGLPPKREMEFVIELALGTEPISKALYRMTLSDLMELKVQLSAPVRHHGEHPCCSSRRRTGL, from the exons ATGGTTGGGATTCTACAAGCTCTGAGAGCTATTGGCGACCTAATGGGGCAACAAGTGAGGAATCGGAATgctgccgccgccaccgtcGCTGGAGCCCCACCTGTGAATCAGCCTGTTGGAGTTGTGAATGATGGGTACCTGGCCGAAAGGTTGGTGGAGCAATTTCTTAAGTTGAAACCGCCCAAGTTCTCTAGGAGTGGAGATCCCGAAGCTGCCATTTCGTGGATCGAGGAATTGGAGAAAGCATTTGATCTATTGAGGTGTACCAACGAGGATAAGGTCATCTTGGCCGTGTACCGGTTGCAAGGGACTGCAAGTACATGGTGGAGAGCTTCCAAGGACAGAGTATTTCCCGAGGGTACGGTCCCGACGTGGGATGCCTTCGTGGAGGCTTTTAATGGGAAGTATTTCTCGGATAATGTAAGAGACCAGAAGATGGCAGAGTTCTTTCGCTTGCGCCGGAACCGGATGACGATCGATCGGTATGAGGCCAGATTTGAAAAACTGTCCAAGTATGCTCCGAGATTGGTTGAAGACCCTATGGATAGAGCTAGAAGGTTTAGAGATAAGCTGAAGCCCGAGATCGAAGTGTGCTTGATACCATTCAACCCGAAGGACTATAATGATCTCTATGAGAGAGCGCAGATGGTTGAGCAGGATCTAATAGAAAGGGCTGCCGCATCTAGATCGCGATTCGCGCCTTCGAATAGAAGAGATATTCGGCAAGGGAAGAGGCCGATGCAAGGAAATCGATTCAATGTCCCGCCTAATCGTCGAGGAGTGATTAGTAAGCCGATGCCTCGCAGAGATGATGTCTGCCGCTTGTGTAACCAGAGGTATGGATCTGCTCCGTGTGGAATGCGTGGAGTTTGCTTTGGATGTGGTCGGCGGGGCCATCTG GtgtctacacctttaaaggatatCGTAATAGCTGCTGTAAGCCGTCCTGGTTGTAGACTAGTAGTTGATGGTcatgagagtgagatagatctgGTTGTACTAGAGATGTACGATTTTGATCTGATCGTGGGAATGGATTGGTTAACGAAGCAAAGGGCCACGATGGACTGCTATCATAAGGCGATTCAATTTAGGCCATTGGATGGGGccggttttgaatttgtgggaaatcaAGGTGGAACCTCGATCGTAGTAATCTCATCGCTAGAGGCAACTCGGTTGTTGGAGAGtggttgccaaggttatttggctGCGATAGTGGATACGTCTATTGgggaaactaagttggaggatattgcTGTAGTATGTGAGTTTCCGGATGTTTTTCCCGAAGAATTGCCTGGATTGCCCCCGAAAAGAGAAATGGAGTTCGTGATAGAGTTAGCTCTAGGAACGGAGCCGATCTCTAAAGCACTGTATAGGATGACATTGTCGGACCTGATGGAACTCAAGGTGCAGTTATCCGCCCCGGTGCGTCACCATGGGGAGCACCCGTGTTGTTcatcaagaagaaggacgggtctatga